The Sulfurimonas sp. genome contains a region encoding:
- a CDS encoding HobA family DNA replication regulator, producing the protein MSDFAQWSLDAIREEGGCFSWLEEQRFDWTTTTSQALEQILSGKTVILITDEKRKWLETYILDFLNGVQLDRPLLPILSIDSIYKHYNSVSGGEMIDMVEDMISLAHKDDYFFWYIGRGDDKRADIAKRKDTSYFWIFDEDYINAFTLKSYDKLLDIKLLQLYRLFNASLNAAMFGEVDVNS; encoded by the coding sequence ATGTCGGATTTTGCTCAATGGAGCCTAGACGCTATCAGAGAAGAGGGCGGTTGTTTTAGTTGGTTGGAAGAGCAGCGGTTTGACTGGACGACTACGACTTCACAGGCACTTGAGCAGATTCTTAGCGGCAAGACGGTCATCCTCATTACCGATGAGAAGAGAAAATGGCTTGAAACCTACATTCTTGATTTTTTAAACGGTGTTCAACTTGACCGTCCGCTTCTTCCTATACTCAGCATAGACAGTATATATAAACACTACAACAGCGTAAGCGGCGGCGAGATGATTGATATGGTTGAAGATATGATATCTTTGGCTCATAAAGATGATTACTTTTTTTGGTATATCGGCAGGGGCGATGATAAAAGAGCCGATATTGCAAAAAGAAAAGATACAAGCTATTTTTGGATTTTTGATGAAGACTATATCAATGCTTTTACCCTAAAATCTTACGATAAACTGCTCGATATAAAATTACTGCAACTTTACCGACTTTTTAATGCATCTCTTAATGCTGCAATGTTTGGAGAAGTTGATGTCAACTCATAA
- a CDS encoding diguanylate cyclase — MSRRFNLHIRDEILFWFIVVSVIPIVTLFSINYFFNNNQFKSQAKEHLELILNEKISKIEHQIEDIEKSAKLIASFPCMVNGFLKHKDYFEQNNHLVSDDEKLNKILNNFIDKDKFYDIFFIDMDGNIVYSLKKESDLGTNLLTGIYKNTNLASVYKDAKIFLNTKISSFEYYQPSDAHAAFVAHPIYNEDKIIGVIAIQLAKDRLSKIFDDQKGLGESGEFFASTINAQNKLISTTPLKYIKDSIENEFQFNETKELASAKVAKGGYGSGYGLDYRGVEVITAWGYIPALNWGVIAKIDLDEVLKPIHKTELFSIAIILVVLVFIAIAIIMATKHIVFPIDALIKKVKEFSLENQEKNIVDVYVDNEIGILARNFNKMAKKLKNSQNIIKKHATGLEDKVRERTKELEEAKNELSKTNASMKRYLDIVDRYIISSSTDLKGVITEVSSAFCHFTGYSEDELIGKKHNIMRHPNTPKELYKEMWGALKRDETWRGEIRNTTKEGKSYWTHATISPIYNSAGEKIGYTSLRYDITGQKITEELSVTDQLTQLYNRLKLKSVFNNEIERALRYRQIFSVIMLDIDHFKSVNDTYGHGIGDKTLIDIAKILKENSRVTDIVGRWGGEEFMIVLPQTDIKAAAEHAEVLREKIEQHRFEAVGRKTSSFGVSSFIEGDTYETIVKRADDALYEAKNSGRNRVCIRED, encoded by the coding sequence ATGAGCAGACGCTTCAATTTGCATATAAGAGATGAAATTCTGTTTTGGTTTATCGTAGTTTCTGTTATTCCAATTGTTACTCTCTTTAGCATAAATTATTTCTTTAACAATAACCAATTTAAATCCCAAGCAAAAGAGCATCTTGAGCTTATCTTAAATGAAAAAATATCAAAAATAGAACATCAGATAGAGGATATAGAAAAAAGTGCAAAACTTATCGCCTCTTTTCCGTGTATGGTTAACGGTTTTTTAAAACATAAAGATTATTTTGAGCAAAACAATCATCTAGTTAGCGATGACGAAAAACTTAACAAAATACTAAACAACTTTATAGATAAAGATAAATTTTATGATATCTTTTTTATAGATATGGACGGAAATATAGTCTATTCACTAAAAAAAGAGTCGGACTTGGGTACAAATCTTCTAACAGGCATCTATAAAAATACAAACTTGGCTTCTGTATACAAAGATGCAAAAATATTTTTAAACACTAAAATAAGCAGTTTTGAGTATTATCAGCCTTCTGACGCCCACGCGGCTTTTGTTGCCCATCCGATTTACAATGAAGATAAAATTATCGGGGTTATTGCTATCCAATTGGCAAAAGACAGACTCTCTAAAATCTTTGATGACCAAAAAGGGTTGGGTGAGAGCGGTGAATTTTTTGCATCTACCATAAATGCCCAAAATAAATTAATCTCAACTACTCCTTTAAAATATATAAAAGACTCGATAGAAAACGAATTTCAATTTAACGAAACCAAAGAATTAGCATCTGCAAAAGTTGCAAAAGGAGGATACGGAAGCGGCTATGGTCTTGACTATAGAGGAGTTGAAGTTATCACTGCATGGGGGTATATTCCCGCGCTTAATTGGGGAGTCATAGCAAAAATAGACCTTGATGAAGTTTTAAAACCTATACACAAAACAGAATTATTCTCAATTGCGATTATCCTTGTTGTCTTAGTTTTTATTGCTATTGCAATCATTATGGCAACGAAACATATAGTTTTTCCGATAGATGCTCTTATAAAAAAAGTAAAAGAGTTCTCTTTGGAAAATCAAGAGAAAAACATAGTAGATGTTTATGTGGATAACGAGATAGGAATATTGGCACGCAACTTCAATAAAATGGCTAAAAAACTTAAAAATTCGCAAAATATCATTAAAAAGCATGCTACCGGTCTTGAAGACAAAGTAAGAGAGAGAACCAAAGAGCTTGAAGAAGCAAAAAATGAACTCAGCAAAACAAACGCTTCTATGAAAAGATATCTTGATATCGTGGATAGATATATTATCTCCTCTTCAACGGATCTAAAAGGAGTTATTACGGAGGTAAGCAGTGCATTTTGTCATTTTACCGGTTACTCAGAGGATGAACTGATAGGTAAAAAACATAATATAATGAGGCATCCTAACACTCCAAAAGAACTCTATAAAGAGATGTGGGGAGCCTTGAAGAGAGATGAAACTTGGAGGGGCGAGATAAGAAATACTACAAAAGAGGGTAAATCCTATTGGACACACGCAACTATCTCTCCCATATACAATTCTGCAGGGGAGAAAATCGGCTATACCTCTTTAAGATACGATATAACCGGTCAAAAGATTACCGAAGAGCTTTCTGTGACGGATCAATTAACCCAATTGTACAATAGACTAAAACTTAAGTCTGTTTTCAATAACGAGATAGAGAGAGCTTTAAGATACAGACAAATCTTTAGCGTCATTATGTTGGACATCGACCATTTCAAATCAGTAAATGACACTTACGGACACGGCATAGGCGATAAAACACTTATCGATATTGCAAAAATATTAAAAGAGAACTCAAGGGTAACGGACATAGTCGGTCGCTGGGGCGGAGAAGAGTTTATGATTGTGCTTCCGCAAACAGATATAAAAGCAGCTGCCGAACATGCAGAGGTACTAAGAGAAAAAATAGAACAGCACCGATTTGAAGCCGTAGGAAGAAAAACATCAAGTTTCGGCGTAAGCAGCTTTATCGAGGGCGATACATATGAAACAATAGTAAAAAGAGCGGATGATGCTCTTTATGAGGCAAAAAACAGCGGAAGAAACAGAGTCTGCATAAGAGAAGATTAA
- a CDS encoding diguanylate cyclase — MKFPTIGNIATTSVVSIDINKTISDAIKMMFESVHRNIIVIDENVFRILTVNDILNIKIQNVDLNNSLKSLRLSTVSVAHKDKNILEIVDYLNCEIEYICVTNSDGSLHGLVSHTDVTSSIDPETLMDNFCLQDFLKLSRRAKWVNKEMKTLDLLEEMIKNRYESVMIVENFKPIGIFTTKDVVKIIKHNEDLELPVSNYMSSPVDTISKNCSIKEALAFLKEKHYKRVVVVDDNGDMSGIITQKELISLSYSRWAMLMKEHHDELCQINASLLNKSKKYEAMASTDPLTGLYNRNKFLELYLSSYKTMAERDNSMSLIIIDIDYFKKINDAYGHNVGDEVLVKISQELQKTLRNIDIVCRWGGEEFVILLPATDIDNALFLAEKLRVHIEELNIDKIGRVTASFGVTRVVKDDDLRSIIERADKALYEAKASGRNCVKASF; from the coding sequence ATGAAATTCCCGACAATAGGCAATATAGCGACAACTTCCGTCGTCTCGATAGATATAAACAAGACAATTTCAGATGCTATAAAAATGATGTTTGAGAGCGTACATAGAAATATTATAGTTATAGATGAAAATGTTTTTCGCATCTTAACCGTAAACGACATCTTAAATATTAAAATTCAAAATGTAGATTTGAATAATTCACTTAAGAGTTTAAGACTTAGTACCGTTTCGGTAGCACATAAAGATAAAAATATTTTAGAGATAGTTGATTATCTAAATTGCGAAATAGAGTATATTTGCGTAACTAATAGTGACGGTTCGCTTCACGGGCTAGTTTCGCATACGGATGTCACAAGCAGTATAGATCCTGAGACGCTGATGGATAATTTTTGTCTGCAGGATTTTTTAAAGCTTAGCAGAAGAGCCAAATGGGTAAATAAAGAGATGAAAACGCTTGATTTGCTTGAAGAGATGATAAAAAATCGTTATGAGAGCGTAATGATTGTAGAAAACTTCAAGCCAATAGGGATTTTTACTACAAAAGATGTCGTAAAGATAATCAAACATAATGAAGACTTGGAGTTGCCCGTTAGCAACTATATGTCATCTCCGGTCGATACGATAAGTAAAAATTGTTCTATAAAAGAGGCTCTGGCATTTTTAAAAGAGAAGCATTATAAAAGAGTCGTAGTTGTTGACGATAACGGAGATATGTCGGGGATTATTACGCAAAAAGAGCTTATTTCCCTCTCGTATTCAAGATGGGCAATGCTGATGAAAGAGCATCATGACGAGCTTTGTCAAATCAACGCTTCTCTTTTAAACAAGAGTAAAAAGTATGAGGCGATGGCTTCGACAGACCCTCTTACGGGTCTTTATAACCGCAATAAATTTTTGGAACTCTATCTATCGTCGTATAAAACTATGGCAGAGAGAGACAATAGTATGTCGTTGATCATAATAGATATAGACTATTTTAAAAAGATAAACGATGCGTACGGGCATAATGTCGGAGATGAGGTTCTTGTAAAAATTTCTCAAGAGCTGCAAAAGACCCTAAGAAACATAGATATTGTATGCAGATGGGGAGGAGAAGAGTTTGTTATACTTCTTCCTGCTACCGATATAGACAATGCACTCTTTTTAGCCGAAAAGCTAAGAGTCCATATAGAGGAATTGAATATAGATAAGATAGGCAGGGTAACCGCAAGCTTCGGAGTTACAAGAGTAGTAAAAGACGATGACTTAAGAAGCATCATCGAGAGAGCCGACAAAGCTCTCTATGAAGCAAAAGCCTCAGGCAGAAACTGCGTTAAGGCAAGTTTTTAA
- the dnaK gene encoding molecular chaperone DnaK, which produces MSKVIGIDLGTTNSCVAVYEGGEAKIIPNKEGKNTTPSVVAFTDKGEVLVGDPAKRQAITNPNKTISSIKRIMGLMMSEENAKAAHDKVTYNIVNKDGMAAVDVAGKIYTPQEISAKILSKLKEDAEAYLGSTVTDAVITVPAYFNDAQRKATKDAGTIAGLNVLRIINEPTASALAYGLDSKGDENVLVYDLGGGTFDVTVLEISEGTFEVLSTDGNAFLGGDDFDNKIVDYLNSEFKNTHGVDLKNDKMALQRLKDAAENAKKELSSSTETEINLPFITMTQAGPQHLVIKLTRAKFESMIEKLVEETIEHIKTAMKESGLSNSDIKEIIMVGGSIRVPLAQKMVSDYFGGKTLNKSVNPDEVVAAGAAIQGGVLRGDVKDVLLLDVTPLSLGIETLGGVATKIIEKGTTIPVKKSQIFSTAEDNQPAVSISVVQGEREFARDNKSLGLFELGNIAAAPRGVPQIEVTFDIDANGILTVSSTDKGTGKSQSITISGSSGLSEEEINKMVQDAEAHKAEDSKRRELVDLKNQADALIAQTEKSLGEIGTKIDASEKAKIEGAISELKDVLKDTNSTKEQIETKVKTLTEASHKMAEQMYKKDDTAAHADSSKKKKDDDVIDAEIE; this is translated from the coding sequence ATGTCAAAAGTAATAGGTATAGATTTAGGAACGACAAATTCATGTGTTGCTGTTTATGAGGGCGGTGAGGCAAAAATCATCCCAAATAAAGAGGGTAAAAATACGACTCCTTCGGTAGTTGCATTTACGGATAAAGGTGAAGTTTTAGTAGGAGATCCTGCAAAACGCCAAGCGATAACAAACCCGAACAAAACTATCTCTTCAATCAAGAGAATTATGGGTCTTATGATGAGCGAGGAGAATGCAAAAGCCGCTCACGACAAAGTAACTTATAACATAGTTAACAAAGACGGTATGGCTGCGGTTGATGTAGCAGGCAAGATTTACACTCCGCAAGAGATTTCGGCTAAGATTTTAAGCAAACTAAAAGAGGATGCGGAGGCTTACTTGGGTTCTACCGTAACCGACGCGGTTATTACGGTTCCTGCATACTTTAACGATGCACAAAGAAAAGCTACAAAAGATGCGGGAACTATCGCGGGTCTTAATGTTCTTCGTATCATCAACGAGCCTACTGCTTCTGCACTTGCGTACGGACTAGACAGCAAGGGTGACGAGAATGTACTTGTTTACGACTTGGGGGGCGGAACATTCGATGTTACGGTTTTAGAGATAAGCGAGGGTACTTTTGAGGTTCTCTCAACTGACGGTAACGCATTTTTGGGCGGTGACGACTTTGACAACAAAATCGTCGACTATCTAAACAGCGAGTTCAAAAATACGCACGGTGTAGATCTTAAAAACGACAAAATGGCGTTGCAAAGATTAAAAGATGCAGCCGAGAACGCTAAAAAAGAGCTAAGTTCATCTACCGAAACAGAGATTAACCTGCCGTTTATCACGATGACGCAGGCGGGTCCTCAACACTTGGTTATAAAACTTACTCGCGCTAAATTTGAGAGTATGATTGAAAAACTTGTTGAAGAGACTATCGAGCATATCAAAACTGCTATGAAAGAGTCAGGTTTATCAAACAGCGATATCAAAGAGATTATCATGGTCGGCGGTTCAATCCGTGTTCCATTGGCACAAAAAATGGTCTCTGACTACTTCGGCGGCAAAACTTTAAATAAAAGCGTAAACCCTGATGAAGTTGTAGCAGCGGGTGCAGCTATCCAAGGGGGAGTTTTAAGAGGAGATGTTAAAGATGTACTTCTTTTAGATGTTACTCCTCTTTCCCTTGGAATCGAGACTTTAGGCGGCGTTGCTACTAAAATCATTGAAAAAGGTACGACGATTCCGGTTAAAAAATCTCAAATCTTCTCAACTGCAGAAGACAACCAGCCAGCCGTCAGTATCTCGGTTGTTCAAGGCGAGAGAGAGTTTGCAAGGGACAACAAATCTTTAGGTCTGTTTGAACTGGGCAACATTGCAGCGGCTCCAAGAGGCGTGCCTCAAATCGAAGTAACTTTTGACATCGATGCAAACGGTATTTTGACTGTTAGCTCAACCGACAAAGGTACAGGCAAATCTCAATCAATCACAATCAGCGGTTCTTCAGGACTTAGCGAAGAAGAGATTAACAAAATGGTTCAAGATGCAGAAGCTCACAAAGCTGAAGACTCAAAAAGAAGAGAGTTGGTTGACCTTAAAAATCAAGCCGATGCACTAATCGCACAAACTGAAAAATCGTTAGGCGAGATTGGTACTAAAATCGATGCAAGCGAAAAAGCTAAGATAGAGGGTGCTATATCGGAACTAAAAGATGTTCTTAAAGATACAAACTCTACTAAAGAACAGATTGAAACGAAAGTAAAAACTTTAACGGAAGCAAGTCATAAAATGGCAGAGCAGATGTACAAAAAAGATGATACTGCAGCTCACGCAGATAGTTCAAAGAAGAAGAAAGATGACGATGTCATCGATGCTGAAATAGAGTAA
- the folP gene encoding dihydropteroate synthase, which translates to MQIELLSNSINIKKYLKELGVESGGVGIMSAKAAQYTIYIRDLHVGGANILKQDALSVGADLAVPRGTVVAKTPHVDCILIATLKQLELLSKKELLQPFGLKDAAKKFQEILKIKKPKDVEVMGVINANDDSFFSESRFCEGSAIEAIERMIAEGAHIIDIGGVSSAPNSAYVDKYEELRRVKPILDAIQAEKLYDKVKFSIDSYEPAVISYALDSGFKMVNDITGLADKEVCRLCASYDAAAVIMHMQKTPQTMQEKPEYEHILSDIYSFFEQRIKEAKAMGVKDIVLDVGIGFGKTPEHNLMLIKHHEHFLTLGKPLLIGASRKSIIDKISSSLPKDRLGGTIALHLEAVRNGASIIRVHDVREHIQALKIQQALNDI; encoded by the coding sequence ATGCAAATTGAACTTTTATCAAATAGTATCAATATAAAAAAATATCTAAAAGAACTCGGAGTAGAGAGCGGCGGAGTAGGCATTATGTCGGCAAAAGCGGCACAATACACTATCTATATCAGAGATTTGCATGTAGGCGGAGCAAATATCCTAAAGCAGGATGCTCTAAGCGTGGGTGCCGATTTGGCGGTACCTCGCGGGACGGTTGTGGCAAAAACTCCGCATGTGGATTGCATACTCATCGCAACTTTAAAACAGCTAGAACTTCTTAGCAAAAAAGAGCTGCTTCAACCCTTTGGACTAAAAGATGCGGCAAAAAAATTCCAAGAAATTTTAAAAATCAAAAAACCAAAAGATGTAGAAGTCATGGGCGTTATAAATGCGAATGACGACAGTTTTTTTAGCGAGTCGAGATTTTGTGAGGGCAGTGCCATAGAAGCCATAGAGCGGATGATTGCAGAAGGAGCCCACATCATAGATATCGGCGGAGTTTCATCCGCTCCTAACTCTGCATATGTAGATAAATATGAAGAGCTAAGAAGAGTAAAGCCGATTCTTGACGCAATACAAGCCGAAAAACTCTATGATAAAGTAAAATTCAGCATAGATAGTTATGAGCCTGCCGTTATCTCTTACGCACTTGATAGCGGATTTAAAATGGTAAACGATATAACGGGTTTGGCGGATAAAGAAGTTTGCAGGCTTTGCGCAAGCTACGATGCTGCTGCAGTAATTATGCATATGCAAAAAACACCGCAAACTATGCAGGAAAAACCGGAGTATGAGCATATACTAAGCGATATCTACTCATTTTTTGAGCAAAGAATCAAAGAGGCCAAAGCGATGGGCGTTAAAGATATTGTACTGGATGTCGGAATAGGGTTTGGCAAAACGCCGGAGCATAATTTGATGCTTATAAAACATCATGAGCACTTTTTGACACTCGGTAAACCTTTGCTCATAGGTGCTTCAAGAAAGTCGATAATAGATAAAATCTCATCCTCTCTGCCAAAAGATAGACTTGGGGGAACTATAGCTCTGCACCTTGAAGCTGTAAGAAACGGAGCTTCTATCATCCGCGTTCATGATGTGAGAGAACATATTCAAGCGTTAAAAATTCAACAAGCATTAAATGACATTTAG
- a CDS encoding DNA polymerase III subunit delta' has product MSTHNSKKGYILISTNIQAEFERLKEELKPNRVIGFIEDEFKIEHAKAVLAESYISESETKYIVLGANNFNTVSQNSLLKLLEEPPRNIEYIIISSTKSNLLPTVRSRMPILKGETEHTAQEINLNLSKIDYAEVFEFLKANERVKKNEAKSLVEALFNRAVKERIALSASQLQNFDRAYRLLELNSRPQSVLAMLLMSFSGEKNAN; this is encoded by the coding sequence ATGTCAACTCATAACTCCAAAAAAGGGTATATTTTAATCTCTACGAATATCCAAGCGGAGTTTGAGAGACTAAAAGAGGAGTTAAAACCAAACAGAGTCATCGGTTTTATAGAAGATGAGTTTAAAATAGAACATGCAAAAGCGGTTCTTGCAGAGTCGTACATCAGCGAATCCGAAACGAAATATATTGTTTTGGGTGCTAACAATTTTAACACTGTTTCGCAAAATTCACTTCTAAAACTACTGGAAGAGCCGCCTAGAAACATAGAGTACATCATCATATCCTCCACAAAATCAAACCTGCTTCCTACCGTTCGTTCAAGAATGCCGATTTTAAAAGGCGAAACAGAGCATACTGCGCAAGAGATTAACCTTAATCTATCCAAAATAGACTATGCGGAAGTTTTCGAATTTTTAAAAGCAAACGAGAGGGTTAAAAAAAACGAAGCAAAGAGTCTTGTTGAAGCGCTTTTTAACAGAGCAGTCAAAGAGAGGATTGCACTTAGTGCTTCACAGCTTCAAAATTTTGACAGAGCGTATAGGCTTTTGGAGTTAAACTCAAGACCACAGAGTGTTTTGGCTATGCTTCTTATGAGTTTTTCGGGAGAAAAAAATGCAAATTGA